DNA from Arthrobacter sp. StoSoilB19:
CATCACCACCGTCTATGTCACTCACGACCAGGATGAGGCACTCGCCATGAGTGACCGCGTCGCGGTGTTCAACAAGGGCGTCATCGAGCAAGTGGGGACACCCCAGGACATCTATGACCATGCCGCCACGGAGTTCGTCTGTAACTTCATCGGCGACAGCTCAACCCTGACTCCGGACTTTGTCTCCGAGGTGAACCAACTTTCGGGGGCCGGCCTCAGCACCGACGCCAGGTCCTACCTCCGCGTGGAAAAGGCTTCACTGGACCGGCCCTCCGGCGGAGGCACCGCCGTCGGGCTTCCGGCCACTGTGGTCTCCCGCACCTATCATGGCCTCCACAGCCGCTACGTTGTGCGCAGCCACGGCGCGGACATCCGCCTCCTTGTCAGGGAGAACGGAGGCAGGCACCCGGAGGCCGGCACGAACACCACCGTCTATGTCCAGCCTGAACACATCCTCCAGTACCATCCGGAAACCGGTGTGTCGCTGCGCCGGGACCGGGCAGTTGCCCTGCCATGAGCGCCAACGCCACTGTGCGCAGCATGGGCCGTTCACCCTTCGTCCTGGTGGTGGGCGTCGTCCTCACCTGGTTCATCACCGCGTTTTTGGTCTGGCCCAACGTCAATATCCTGATTGCCACCTTCTTTCCTGACGGCAGCTTCTCGGGGCGCGCCGCGGAGAAGCTGTTCTCGTCGCAGCGGGCCATGAAGGCACTCGGCAACAGCTTCCTCCTGGCCGTGGCCCTTTCCGTCACCGTCAACGTGGTGGGGGTCTTCATCGTGCTGGTGACGCACTATTTCCGGATCCGCGGCTCGCGCATCCTCTTCCTTGGCTACGCCTCCACCTTCATCTATGGCGGCATCGTGCTGGCTGCGGGATACAAATTCATTTATGGGGACAAGGGCATCGTCACCTCGCTGCTGGTCAAGCTGATCCCCGGAATGGACCCGGGATGGTTCTCCGGGTTTTTCGCCGTCCTGGTGGTCATGACCTTTGCCACCACCACCAACCACATGCTCTTCGTGGCCAACGCACTCAAGGGGATCGACTACCAAACCATCGAGGCCGCCCGGAACCTTGGCGCATCCCCCTGGACGATTCTTCGGCGCATCGTCCTGCCAATGCTCAAGCCCACGCTGTTCGCCGTCACCATCCTGTCGTTCCTGACCGGGCTGGGGGCTTTGAGCGCACCGCAGGTGCTGGGCGGCCGCGACTTCCAGACCATTACCCCGATGATCCTGACCTTCACCAACAGCCCCACGTCCAGGGACCTGGCAGCGCTGCTGGCGGTGATCCTGGGCCTGGCCACCATGCTGATGCTCGCCGTCATGTCCCGGCTTGAGAAGGGCGGCACCTACTTCTCGGTGTCCAAGGTGTCCTCCGAGCTGCAGAAGCAGGACATCACCAACCCCGCAGCCAACATGGCCGTCCACGCCGTGGCATATCTCCTCTTTGCCATCTACACGCTCCCGGTGGCCCTGATCGTGCTCTACTCGTTTG
Protein-coding regions in this window:
- a CDS encoding iron ABC transporter permease, with amino-acid sequence MSANATVRSMGRSPFVLVVGVVLTWFITAFLVWPNVNILIATFFPDGSFSGRAAEKLFSSQRAMKALGNSFLLAVALSVTVNVVGVFIVLVTHYFRIRGSRILFLGYASTFIYGGIVLAAGYKFIYGDKGIVTSLLVKLIPGMDPGWFSGFFAVLVVMTFATTTNHMLFVANALKGIDYQTIEAARNLGASPWTILRRIVLPMLKPTLFAVTILSFLTGLGALSAPQVLGGRDFQTITPMILTFTNSPTSRDLAALLAVILGLATMLMLAVMSRLEKGGTYFSVSKVSSELQKQDITNPAANMAVHAVAYLLFAIYTLPVALIVLYSFADGVAIQTGQLSPANLTLDNYVRVLTQQSGLRPFVVSVVYSASAAVIAVGGLLFVARLLQKYKNWVASAFEYLLHIPWILPSALLALGLIVSYDHPSPLVGGAVLTGTTVILLIAFVTVKIPFTLRMLKASFASVNSSLEEAASIMGAKTLYVFRRILLPLVLPAAAAITALNFNSLLDDYDTAIFLAHPLVQPLGLVIKANTDGAEGTEGIANTFVYTVLLMIITGVTMYLVYGRSGRRRTRKRLPAVPPVQQAPGGLPGAQAPGGDDATRPAAAVR